From the genome of Ananas comosus cultivar F153 linkage group 18, ASM154086v1, whole genome shotgun sequence, one region includes:
- the LOC109724221 gene encoding serine/threonine-protein kinase PBL27: protein MGCFPCFGSSHEGEEGKGGAKGSGDVKKDASAAPSSRHMSRISSDKLKSRNGSDSKKEGSVQKEESTAHIAAQTFTFRELAAATKNFRQDCLLGEGGFGRVYKGRLEGGQVVAVKQLDRNGLQGNREFLVEVLMLSLLHHANLVNLIGYCADGDQRLLVYEFMPLGSLEDHLHDLPPDKEPLDWNTRMKIAAGAAKGLEHLHDKANPPVIYRDFKSSNILLGEGFHPKLSDFGLAKLGPVGDKTHVSTRVMGTYGYCAPEYAMTGQLTVKSDVYSFGVVFLELITGRKAIDNTRPAGEQNLVAWARPLFKDRRKFPKMADPLLQNRFPSRGLYQALAIAAMCLQEQAATRPLIGDVVTALSYLASQTHNPNAASVQSTRSGPSIPRVREDRRSIRLPDAQNSVQSPNPNSPDLRRKESLKGANSGADSGRKSGLDESEMQEFQYGSPVHARKNRETQRNSDRQRAIAEAKLWGENWRERKQANTRGSFDSTNE, encoded by the exons ATGGGTTGTTTCCCATGCTTTGGATCGTCGCacgagggggaggaggggaagGGTGGGGCGAAAGGGAGCGGCGATGTGAAGAAGGATGCGTCGGCGGCGCCATCGTCTCGCCACATGTCGAGGATCAGCTCGG ATAAATTGAAGTCGCGGAACGGTTCGGACTCCAAGAAGGAAGGATCGGTCCAAAAAGAGGAAAGTACGGCGCATATTGCCGCACAAACTTTCACTTTTCGGGAGCTTGCCGCCGCCACGAAGAACTTCCGGCAAGATTGCCTCTTGGGCGAGGGCGGTTTCGGCCGTGTCTATAAAGGGCGTTTGGAGGGCGGACAG GTTGTTGCTGTAAAACAGCTTGATAGAAACGGCCTTCAAGGAAATAGAGAGTTTCTTGTGGAAGTCCTTATGCTGAGTCTCTTGCATCATGCGAATCTAGTCAACCTTATAGGTTATTGTGCGGACGGTGATCAACGCCTTCTTGTTTATGAGTTTATGCCGTTGGGATCGCTAGAAGATCACCTGCATG ATCTTCCACCCGACAAGGAACCTCTCGACTGGAATACACGTATGAAGATAGCTGCAGGTGCAGCTAAGGGCTTAGAACATCTTCACGACAAGGCGAATCCCCCTGTTATTTACAGAGATTTCAAATCATCAAATATCCTTCTTGGTGAGGGTTTTCATCCAAAATTATCAGACTTTGGGCTTGCAAAACTCGGCCCAGTTGGCGACAAGACTCACGTCTCTACCCGGGTTATGGGAACATATGGCTACTGTGCTCCTGAATACGCTATGACTGGGCAGCTAACGGTTAAATCTGATGTTTATAGTTTCGGTGTGGTTTTCCTTGAACTCATCACGGGGCGGAAAGCAATTGATAACACTCGGCCTGCTGGAGAGCAAAATCTTGTTGCATGG GCCCGTCCATTATTCAAGGACCGAAGGAAGTTCCCCAAGATGGCTGATCCATTGCTCCAAAACCGCTTTCCTTCGAGGGGACTATATCAAGCTTTAGCTATTGCAGCAATGTGTTTGCAAGAGCAAGCGGCAACTCGACCTCTCATAGGGGACGTCGTAACAGCTCTTTCTTATCTTGCTTCTCAAACCCATAACCCAAATGCAGCTTCCGTACAAAGCACTCGATCAGGCCCGTCTATTCCGAGGGTCCGGGAGGACAGGAGAAGCATCCGTTTGCCTGACGCCCAAAACTCCGTCCAATCTCCGAACCCTAATTCACCTGATTTGAGGCGGAAGGAGTCCCTTAAAGGAGCAAACTCTGGAGCGGATTCTGGAAGGAAAAGCGGCTTAGATGAATCAGAAATGCAGGAATTTCAGTATGGAAGTCCAGTTCACGCACGAAAGAACAGAGAGACACAAAGAAATTCTGACAGGCAGCGGGCTATTGCGGAGGCCAAACTATGGGGCGAGAAttggagagagaggaagcagGCTAACACGCGAGGTAGCTTTGACAGTACGAACGAGTAG
- the LOC109724403 gene encoding glutaredoxin-C1-like — protein MDRVTKLASQNAVVIFSKSSCCMCHTVKRLFRELGVSPAIHELDENPRGAEMERALVKMLGRTPPVPAVFIGGTLVGPTEKVMSLHLGGKLVPLLRDAGAIWL, from the coding sequence ATGGACAGGGTTACAAAATTGGCTTCGCAAAACGCAGTTGTGATCTTCAGCAAAAGCTCCTGCTGCATGTGCCACACCGTGAAGAGGCTCTTCCGCGAGCTCGGCGTGAGCCCGGCGATCCACGAGCTCGACGAGAACCCCAGGGGGGCCGAGATGGAGCGAGCCCTTGTGAAGATGCTAGGGCGGACACCGCCCGTGCCCGCTGTCTTCATTGGCGGCACCCTAGTCGGGCCTACCGAGAAGGTCATGTCCCTCCATCTCGGCGGCAAGCTCGTTCCCCTGCTCCGCGACGCAGGAGCTATCTGGCTCtaa